One window of Sandaracinaceae bacterium genomic DNA carries:
- a CDS encoding beta-eliminating lyase-related protein: protein MNADERRALRDRCRWVHGPGPRTPGQELARVAAWCDANQVSFDAYGEGALVQDFEAQVAERLGAEAARFMPSGTMAQQIALRVWCEHAGKRHFGMHPTSHVELHEQRGYARLHGLEATLVGPAGSPLLAEHFEGVAEPLAALLVELPIREAGGQLPSWEQLEALKTSVGESHTKLHLDGARLWECAPFYGRSYEAICAGFDSVYVSFYKGIGALAGAMLLGPRDFIEEAKRWQRRCGGNLVTLTPSVASAAMQLEERIAGMSRLHARALSMAEALSGVEGVSVLPDPPHTNMMHVFLRCDAEAAQDARDRFAEARGVWLFGGARPADAPGTCRIELYVGEAALEVKDEEIVEGFRAVLSAPQA from the coding sequence GTGAACGCCGACGAACGACGAGCGCTGCGCGATCGCTGTCGCTGGGTGCACGGGCCCGGGCCCCGCACGCCGGGGCAGGAGCTGGCGCGGGTGGCGGCCTGGTGCGACGCGAACCAGGTGTCCTTCGACGCGTACGGAGAGGGCGCGCTCGTGCAGGACTTCGAGGCGCAGGTGGCGGAGCGGCTCGGGGCCGAGGCCGCGCGCTTCATGCCGAGCGGCACGATGGCGCAGCAGATCGCGCTGCGGGTCTGGTGCGAGCACGCCGGGAAGCGGCACTTCGGGATGCACCCGACGTCGCACGTGGAGCTGCACGAGCAGCGGGGGTACGCGCGCCTGCACGGGCTCGAGGCCACGCTCGTCGGGCCGGCCGGCTCGCCGCTGCTCGCGGAGCACTTCGAGGGGGTGGCCGAGCCGCTCGCGGCGCTGCTGGTCGAGCTGCCGATCCGTGAGGCGGGAGGGCAGCTGCCGAGCTGGGAGCAGCTCGAAGCGCTGAAGACGTCGGTGGGTGAATCGCACACCAAGCTGCACCTCGACGGAGCGCGGCTCTGGGAGTGCGCGCCGTTCTACGGGCGCTCGTACGAGGCGATCTGCGCGGGCTTCGACTCGGTCTACGTGTCGTTCTACAAGGGCATCGGCGCGCTCGCGGGCGCGATGCTGCTCGGCCCGCGCGACTTCATCGAAGAGGCGAAGCGCTGGCAGCGCCGCTGCGGGGGCAACCTCGTGACGCTCACGCCCAGCGTGGCGTCGGCCGCGATGCAGCTCGAGGAGCGGATCGCGGGCATGTCCCGGCTGCACGCGCGCGCGCTCTCGATGGCGGAGGCGCTCTCGGGGGTCGAGGGCGTCTCTGTGCTGCCCGACCCGCCGCACACGAACATGATGCACGTGTTCCTCCGCTGCGACGCGGAGGCGGCCCAGGACGCGCGCGACCGCTTCGCCGAGGCGCGCGGGGTGTGGCTGTTCGGCGGCGCCCGGCCGGCCGACGCGCCGGGCACGTGCCGGATCGAGCTCTACGTCGGCGAGGCCGCGCTCGAGGTGAAGGACGAGGAGATCGTCGAGGGCTTCCGCGCGGTGCTGTCTGCGCCTCAGGCGTAG